The Mus caroli chromosome 1, CAROLI_EIJ_v1.1, whole genome shotgun sequence genome has a window encoding:
- the Acbd6 gene encoding acyl-CoA-binding domain-containing protein 6 isoform X2, translated as MATPFLPAGATTGDSGGELSSGDDSGDMESFQTPEAEGTRSLAELFEKAAAHVQGLVQVASREQLLYLYARYKQVKVGNCNTPKPNFFDFEGKQKWEAWKALGDSSPSQAMQEYIAAVKKLDPGWNPQVPALLAFLS; from the exons ATGGCCACACCGTTCCTACCCGCGGGGGCCACCACGGGCGACAGCGGTGGGGAACTGAGCTCCGGGGACGACTCCGGTGATATGGAATCCTTCCAGACCCCCGAGGCCGAGGGGACCCGGAGCTTGGCCGAGCTGTTTGAGAAGGCTGCCGCACACGTCCAAGGCCTGGTTCAGGTAGCCAGCCGGGAGCAGCTTCTGTACCTGTATGCCAGGTACAAGCAG gtcAAAGTTGGAAATTGCAATACGCCTAAACCAAACTTCTTTGATTTTGAAGGAAAGCAAAAATG GGAGGCATGGAAAGCCCTCGGTGACTCAAGCCCTAGCCAAGCAATGCAGGAATATATCGCGGCAGTTAAAAAACTAGATCCAGGATGGAATCCTCAG gttcctgccctgcttgcgttcctgtcctga